The proteins below come from a single Mya arenaria isolate MELC-2E11 chromosome 8, ASM2691426v1 genomic window:
- the LOC128245016 gene encoding deoxynucleoside triphosphate triphosphohydrolase SAMHD1-like: MVQLQEKVKFETTPSQSAKMDAQKSGDESSPKKARLNEDYSKWDAGTLEEELKEKGFDDVAELFQPKKKAGNTLKRIEEFIETIKTRRLPLKGQKVFNDPIHGLIELHPLCVKIIDTPEFQRLRFLKQLGTAYFVYPGASHNRFEHSLGVCHLAGRLVRAIKSRQPDLGITDKDVLCVEIAGLCHDLGHGPFSHLFDREFIPKVPPGTPWEHEQASIALLDYMIEKRNLDSEFEKYDITEFDITFIKEQIRPEMKENYDDGKFKGRPDKPFLYEIVANKRNGIDVDKWDYFARDCYMLGIQNNFDHNRCIHFARVLDAKGDSDEMEKQICTREKEAGHLYDMFYTRYML; encoded by the exons atggtacaattgcaagaaaag GTCAAATTCGAAACCACACCATCCCAGTCGGCAAAAATGGATGCTCAAAAGTCAGGTGACGAATCTTCACCCAAAAAGGCTCGTTTGAACGAAGATTATTCTAAATGGGATGCAGGGACCCTTGAAGAAGAGCTCAAAGAGAAGGGTTTCGATGATGTTGCTGAGCTCTTTCAAC CAAAAAAGAAAGCAGGCAATACTTTGAAACGGATTGAAGAGTTTATTGAGACAATAAAGACACGACGTTTGCCTTTGAAGGGCCAAAAG GTGTTCAATGATCCAATACATGGACTAATCGAACTCCATCCACTGTGTGTGAAGATCATAGACACACCGGAATTCCAGCGCCTTCGATTCCTGAAGCAACTTGGGACTGCTTACTTTGTGTATCCTGGTGCGTCTCACAACCGATTCGAGCATAGTTTAGG GGTTTGTCATTTAGCCGGAAGATTGGTTCGTGCCATTAAAAGCAGACAACCCGACCTTGGCATAACAGATAAAGACGTTCTTTGTGTTGAAATAGCTGGGCTCTGCCACGACCTTG GCCATGGACCATTTTCCCATCTGTTTGATAGGGAGTTTATACCAAAAGTTCCTCCAGGGACCCCATGGGAG cACGAACAAGCGTCCATAGCTTTACTGGACTACatgattgaaaaaagaaatttagATTCTGAGTTCGAGAAATATGATATCACAGAATTTGACATAACATTTATCAAGGAGCAAATTCGGCCTGAAATGAAGGAAAATTAT GATGATGGAAAGTTCAAGGGAAGACCTGACAAACCGTTCCTGTATGAG ATTGTTGCCAACAAGCGGAACGGCATTGATGTTGACAAGTGGGATTACTTTGCCCGTGATTGCTACATGCTTGGAATTCAGAACAACTTTGACCACAACAGATGTATCCACTTTGCCCGGGTTTTGGATGCGAAGGGAGATTCGGATGAGATGGAGAAACAGATTTGTACCAGGGAAAag gAGGCTGGACACCTGTATGACATGTTCTACACCCGATATATGCTGTAA